The Streptomyces sp. NBC_00597 DNA segment TCTGCCACCCGCTCGGCTTGTTCCTGGATCTCTTCGATTTCCGCCGACAGGTCGTTGCCGCCCTCAAGGTGGACATGCCATTCCTTGATCCTGCCGAACGCAGTCAGGAACTCACGCTCCACGCGCTGATCAAGAGTCTCCGCGTAGACAGTGGTGTGGCCTGCCTTGCAGCGGTAGAGCGGTACGCCCTTGTCGGACGTTCCGCCGTTCAACTTGCAGCCGCGATAGCAGACCGCCATGCCGGAGCACATCGGCGTGGCACGTCGAGGCGCGCGATCCTTGCCCGTGGCCAGGGCGTCCATACGGTCCCTCGCCGCCCTCAACTCCGCAGCTGACAGGATCGGCTCGGCGAACTGGACGGGGGTGACGCCGTCAGCCGCTGTGATCAGCTTCCCTCTGTGGGTGCGTTGGCCGCGCAGCGTCGGGGCTTTCAACAGTCGTCGCCACTGCGGTTCGCTCACACCTACGATCCTCGCCGTGCCGGCCACCGTTCCGCCGCTGACCAGGGTGGCCACAGCGTCCCGGATCTGTGCCGCTTGCTCGGGTTCTATCTCAAGGTAGGCGGCATCGTCACGCCGTATGATGCGGTACCCGCGAGGTGCGCGCCCTGATGCCCAGCGTCCTTGCTGGCGGCGTGTGGCGTGGCCTTCCGTGATGCGGTCCTTGATCATCTCGCGTTCCCACTCGGCCAGTGCTGCCAGCACGACAGCGACCATGCGGCCTGTGGGCGTGATCGTGTTGATCGTGCCGTCGGTCGTGGCGATGTTGACGCCGTAGCGCTCGCCCCACGACACGAGACGCAGGAATTCCGACACGCTGCGCGCGTACCGGTCCAGCTTCCACGCGATCACGAGATCCGGACGGGAGGCCATGAGCGCGCTCATCTGCTGTCGCGCTTCAAGTGGCTTCGCGCCCGACACGCCGGCGTCGGAGTACTCCACGGCGTCGGCAGGGTCGTACCCGTTCGCGGTGAGCCACCGCCGGGCCGCCTCTCGCTGGGTCTCCAGCGAAGTGGAGTCGTCGGACTCCCGGGACAGCCGCAGATAGATCGCAATGCGCATGCCTCAATCCCTCCCACCCCAGAACAGGGATCACCATGTTGTCAGAGTGTGTTGTCAGAGGTGCCCTCTTTATGGCGAGTGGGACGAGGCGATGGACGTGGTCAAGCGCGCGGTGGCGGCCGTGGAGGAGAGGGCGCCGCGGGTGTCGCTGGTCCTGAAGGCCGATATCCGCCCCGGGGTGGTCGACGGGCTGACGACGAAGGTGGAAACGGTGGAACGCCACCTGGCCTGACCCCCGTTCGACGGAGCCCGTTCGACACGTCCGAGGTTCGTCACCTTTCGTGGTGATATCAACCCTGGACTTCGAGCACTGCAGGGGCCGTGCGGCCGGAAGGCTTCGACTACGAGCCGCACAGCCGACTCGCCGGCCCGTTCGTCGAACCGGACCGCACCGCCTACCGGGTCGGCCAACGCGCCCTGCTGTCGCGCGAGGAGCTCCGCACCCGAATGCGCGCCGTCCTCCTGATGGCGCTGGCCCCCTCGCCGCCGCCGGGCTGCTGCTCTACCTCGCCTGGCCCACGCACCGGACCGTCCGGGAGGGCGGAGAGCGCTGGCTGGTCCGGTGTGACGCCGTGATGCGGATGCTCGGATACTTCCGCGACCCCGACACCGCCTTCGGCGTCGGCCCGCGCGTCCCGCCGCCCGGCGACACCCCGGCCCGGGGCGGGGCCTACGGCGGCGAGCCGCCCGTCGTCAGGGCGATGGCGAGCGGGGTGCGCTCGTACAGGATCCGGTGGCCGTGGCGGGCCGAGATCAGCAGGCCCGCCCCGTGCAGGACCTTCAGATGGGCCGAGACCGTGGCCGGCGCCAGAGCGAGCCGGCGGGCCAGCTCCGTCGTGGAGGCCGGCTCGTCGAGCGCGCACAGCACGTCCGCCCGGCCCCGGCCCAGCAGCCGAGCCAGCGCCCGCGGGGTGGCGTCCTGCGTCGCCGCCGTCCACAGTGCGCCGATGCCCCGCGCCGGGTAGACCAGCGTCGGCTGCCACGGCGGGTCGTACCCGCCGACCACCTCCGGCCAGACGAACGCACTCGGCATCAGGAGCAGGCCCTGCCCGTCCAGGGAGCGGTCGTGGTGGGTCGGGCGGTCGATGGTGAGCGTCCCGGCCGACCACCGCAGGTCCGGGTGGAGGCCGTCGAACAGCGCCTCCAGCCCGCCCGCGGCCAGCCGCCGCGAGTGGAACAGGACGTCCGCCTCCAGCAGGGCCCGCAGTCGCGGCCAGTGCGGGGCGATCAGCGCGTCCCACGCCTGCTCGTACAGATCGGCCAGCTCCCGTACCGCCCGGGCCGGATCCGCGAGCATCCGCCGCCCGAGGTCGCTCTCGGCGGCGCCCCGGGTGCAGACGAGCGCGCGCCGCAGGTCCTCCCGCACCGCGTCCGGATCGGCGGCCGCGGACCGGACCCGCGCCAGCTCCTCCTCGAAGGTGACGGACGGGCCGGCCGGCGGCGGGCTCAGGAAGTCCGGGTTGTGGCCGGCGCGCGGCATCAGCAGCCACAGCGGCCGTAGGTCCAGCCCGGCCGCGGCCGCCCGGATCCGCCGCAACCAGGGCAGGTGGTACGCCTGCCGGTCCGGCCGCAACAGGGTCCGCACCGCCTCCTGCGTCTCCCAGCGCGGCGAGAGCGAGAACCGGCAACGCAACAGGTCCCCGTCCCCGAACCGAAAATGGAACGCCATGCGCTGCCTCCCCTCGGACGCCGCAGTGATTCGGTACGGGGCGAATCACTGCCGTCCGGCCACCGTAGCCCTGCAGGGTGTCCGCATGTCCAGTGCCCGTCAGGCCGTGCCCGCCCCGGCCGCCGCCCCCGACGGCGGCTACCGATCCGTTTTCCGGGTGCGGGAGTTCCGGCCCGTTTTCGCCGCCCATCTGTTGTCCGTCCTCGGCATCGTCGTCGCCGAGATCGCCCTCACCGTCCTCGTCTTCCGCACCACCGGCTCGCCCCTGATGAGCGCGCTCACCTTCGCCCTCGGCTTCCTCCCGTACGCCCTCGGCGGCACCCTCCTCGCCGGGATCGCCGACCGTCGGCCCGCCCGCCGGGTCCTCGTCGGCTGCGACCTCGTCTGCGCCGCCTGCGCAGCGGCCATGGTCCTGCCGGGCACCCCCGTCGCCGGACTCCTCGTCCTGCGCTGCGCCATGGCCTTCGTCGCCCCGCTGTTCCAGGGCACCCGCAACGCCTCCCTCGCCGACATCCTCGGCCCCGGCGACCCCTTCGTCCTCGGCCGCTCCCTGATGCGCATGGTGGCCCAGAGCGCCCAGCTCATCGGCTTCGGCCTCGGCGGCCTCCTGCTGACCGTCCTCGCCCCGCGCGCGGCCATCGCCCTGACCGCCGCCGGGTTCCTCTGTTCGGCCCTGCTGCTGCGCTTCGGCACGGCCGTCCGGCCCGCGCGGGCCGCCGCCGCCCGCACCTCCCCGCTCGCCGGACTGCGCGCCGTCCTCGGCGACCGCCGCCTGCGCGCACTGACCCTGCTGTTCTGGCTGCCATCCGTCTTCGTGATCGCCCCCGAGGCGCTGCTCGCCCCGTACGCCGACGGCATCGGCGCCGGCACCGCCGCCCTGGGGGTGATGATGTGCGCCCTGCCCGTCGGCACCATCGCGGGTGAACTATGGGCCGGCTCGGTGCTCGCCCCCCGTACCCGGTCGCGGCTCGTGGCCCCGCTCGCGGCCGCCGGGATGCTGCCGCTGCTCGTGTACGCGGCCCGGCCCCCAGTGGCAGCCGTCATCGCCGCCCTGGTGCTCGCCGGTCTGGCGCACGCCTACACCCTCGGCCTCGACCAGTGGTACGTCGATGCCGTCCCCGAGGAGCTGCGCGGCCGGGCGATGACCCTGCTGAGCACCGGTCTGATGACCTTCCAGGGCGTCGGCATGGCCCTGGCCGGGCTCGCCGCCGAGTTCGTGGCGGTGCACGTGGTCGTCGCGGGCGCCGCGGTGCTCGGTACGGCGGTGGTGTTGCTCCTCCTCGCCGAACTGAGGTCCGCCGCCCGGCGGGACGGCCGACCGGAGCGGGACGTCCGACCGAAGAATGAGACGGGCCCCGCGGTCAAATGACCGCCCGGTAGGGTCGGGTGCGTGTCCAAGCCGCTCAGCCTCCCCTTCGATCCCATCGCCCGCGCCGACGAGCTCTGGCAGCGCCGCTGGGGACCGGTGCCCTCGATGGCCGCCATCACCTCGATCATGCGTGCGCAGCAGATCCTGCTCGGCGAGGTCGACGCCGTGGTCAAGCCGTACGGGCTGACCTTCGCGCGGTACGAGGCGCTGGTCCTGCTCACCTTCTCCAAGGCCGGCGAGCTGCCGATGTCGAAGATCGGCGAGCGGCTGATGGTCCACCCGACGTCGGTGACGAACACGGTGGACCGGCTGGTGCGGTCCGGGCTCGTGGCCAAGCGGCCGAACCCGAACGACGGCCGCGGCACGCTCGCGTCCATCACGGACAAGGGCCGCGAGGTCGTCGAGGCGGCGACGAAGGACCTGATGGCGATCGACTTCGGGCTCCGCGCGTACGACGCCGAGGAGTGCCAGGAGATCTTCGCGCTGCTGCGCCCGCTGCGGGTGGCCGCGGCGGACTTCGAGGAGCAGTAGCCCGCCACCACCGGGGCCACCACCGGGCCCCCGTCATGATCGTGCAAAACGGGTGGTTACGCTCGTGTCCATGAAACGAAGCGTGCTGACCCGCTACCGCGTCATGGCCTACCTGACCGCGGTCATGCTGTTGATCCTCTGCACCTGCATGGTTTTCAAGTACGGCTTCGACACCGGCGCCGATCTGACCCTGGCGGTCTCGCAGGTCCACGGCGTGCTGTTCATGATCTACCTGGTGTTCGCCTTCGACCTGGGCTCCAAGGCCAGGTGGCCGTTCCCGAAGCTGCTGTGGGTGCTGGTCTCCGGCACGATCCCGCTGGCCGCCTTCTTCGTCGAGCGCGGCGTGCGCGCCGAGATCGAGCCGCTCGTCGCCGACGCCGAGGCCGCGGCCACCGTCGACGCCTAGGGTTTCGCCGGAGCCGGACGGTTCCGAGGCACCCCGGGGAGACTCCCCGGGGTTTCCCATCGACATTTACTAGGACGTCCTAGTAAATTCATGGGTATGGACGCTGACGCCATCGAGGAGGGCCGCCGCCGCTGGCAGGCCCGTTATGACAAGGCCCGCAAGCGCGAGGCCGATTTCACCACGCTCTCCGGGGATGACGTCGATCCCGTCTACGGCCCCCGGCCCGGTGACGCGTACGAGGGATTCGAGCGCATCGGCTGGCCGGGGGAGTACCCCTACACCCGCGGCCTGCACGCCACCGGATACCGCGGCCGGACCTGGACCATCCGCCAGTTCGCCGGCTTCGGCAACGCCGAGCAGACCAACGAGCGCTACAAAATGATCCTGGCCGCCGGCGGCGGCGGGCTCTCCGTGGCCTTCGACATGCCCACCCTGATGGGGCGCGACTCCGACGACCCCCGCGCCCTCGGCGAGGTCGGCCACTGCGGGGTCGCCATAGACTCCGCCGCCGACATGGAGGTCCTGTTCAAGGACATCCCGCTGGGCGACGTGACCACCTCGATGACGATCTCGGGCCCGGCCGTGCCCGCCTTCTGCATGTACCTGGTCGCCGCCGAACGCCAGGGCGTGGACCCGGCCGTCCTCAACGGCACGCTCCAGACGGACATCTTCAAGGAGTACATCGCCCAGAAGGAGTGGCTCTTCGAACCCGAGCCGCACCTGCGCCTCATCGGCGACCTGATGGAGTACTGCGCGAAGGGCATCCCGGCGTACAAGCCGCTGTCCGTCTCCGGCTACCACATCCGCGAGGCCGGGGCGACGGCCGCGCAGGAGCTCGCGTACACCCTCGCCGACGGTTTCGGGTACGTGGAGCTGGGCCTCTCCCGCGGCCTGGACGTGGACCACTTCGCGTCCGGCCTCTCCTTCTTCTTCGACGCGCACCTCGACTTCTTCGAGGAGATCGCCAAGTTCCGCGCCGCCCGCCGGATCTGG contains these protein-coding regions:
- a CDS encoding methylmalonyl-CoA mutase family protein, which produces MDADAIEEGRRRWQARYDKARKREADFTTLSGDDVDPVYGPRPGDAYEGFERIGWPGEYPYTRGLHATGYRGRTWTIRQFAGFGNAEQTNERYKMILAAGGGGLSVAFDMPTLMGRDSDDPRALGEVGHCGVAIDSAADMEVLFKDIPLGDVTTSMTISGPAVPAFCMYLVAAERQGVDPAVLNGTLQTDIFKEYIAQKEWLFEPEPHLRLIGDLMEYCAKGIPAYKPLSVSGYHIREAGATAAQELAYTLADGFGYVELGLSRGLDVDHFASGLSFFFDAHLDFFEEIAKFRAARRIWARWMKEVYGAQSEKSMWLRFHTQTAGVSLTAQQPYNNVVRTAVEALAAVLGGTNSLHTNALDETLALPSEQAAEIALRTQQVLMEETGVANVADPLGGSWYVEQLTDRIEADAEKIFDQIKERGLRAHPDGQHPIGPITSGILRGIEDGWFTGEIAESAFQYQRSLEKGDKRVVGVNVHHGSVTGDLEILRVSHEVERVQVEHLAARKERRDDAKVKSSLGAMLAAARDGSNMIPAMLDAVRAEATLGEICNVLRDEWGVYTEPPGF
- a CDS encoding recombinase family protein is translated as MRIAIYLRLSRESDDSTSLETQREAARRWLTANGYDPADAVEYSDAGVSGAKPLEARQQMSALMASRPDLVIAWKLDRYARSVSEFLRLVSWGERYGVNIATTDGTINTITPTGRMVAVVLAALAEWEREMIKDRITEGHATRRQQGRWASGRAPRGYRIIRRDDAAYLEIEPEQAAQIRDAVATLVSGGTVAGTARIVGVSEPQWRRLLKAPTLRGQRTHRGKLITAADGVTPVQFAEPILSAAELRAARDRMDALATGKDRAPRRATPMCSGMAVCYRGCKLNGGTSDKGVPLYRCKAGHTTVYAETLDQRVEREFLTAFGRIKEWHVHLEGGNDLSAEIEEIQEQAERVAERMTTAGALMLPTLERKAADLEAAYARLQAEHEPETREVSVLTGRTMEQAWAAEGERGRKHLLELLNLRVTLHPRGVADRLSVEWGPNPEDAADAELAAIAQSEAA
- a CDS encoding DUF3817 domain-containing protein, translating into MKRSVLTRYRVMAYLTAVMLLILCTCMVFKYGFDTGADLTLAVSQVHGVLFMIYLVFAFDLGSKARWPFPKLLWVLVSGTIPLAAFFVERGVRAEIEPLVADAEAAATVDA
- a CDS encoding DUF5937 family protein; this encodes MAFHFRFGDGDLLRCRFSLSPRWETQEAVRTLLRPDRQAYHLPWLRRIRAAAAGLDLRPLWLLMPRAGHNPDFLSPPPAGPSVTFEEELARVRSAAADPDAVREDLRRALVCTRGAAESDLGRRMLADPARAVRELADLYEQAWDALIAPHWPRLRALLEADVLFHSRRLAAGGLEALFDGLHPDLRWSAGTLTIDRPTHHDRSLDGQGLLLMPSAFVWPEVVGGYDPPWQPTLVYPARGIGALWTAATQDATPRALARLLGRGRADVLCALDEPASTTELARRLALAPATVSAHLKVLHGAGLLISARHGHRILYERTPLAIALTTGGSPP
- a CDS encoding MFS transporter — protein: MSSARQAVPAPAAAPDGGYRSVFRVREFRPVFAAHLLSVLGIVVAEIALTVLVFRTTGSPLMSALTFALGFLPYALGGTLLAGIADRRPARRVLVGCDLVCAACAAAMVLPGTPVAGLLVLRCAMAFVAPLFQGTRNASLADILGPGDPFVLGRSLMRMVAQSAQLIGFGLGGLLLTVLAPRAAIALTAAGFLCSALLLRFGTAVRPARAAAARTSPLAGLRAVLGDRRLRALTLLFWLPSVFVIAPEALLAPYADGIGAGTAALGVMMCALPVGTIAGELWAGSVLAPRTRSRLVAPLAAAGMLPLLVYAARPPVAAVIAALVLAGLAHAYTLGLDQWYVDAVPEELRGRAMTLLSTGLMTFQGVGMALAGLAAEFVAVHVVVAGAAVLGTAVVLLLLAELRSAARRDGRPERDVRPKNETGPAVK
- a CDS encoding MarR family winged helix-turn-helix transcriptional regulator; its protein translation is MSKPLSLPFDPIARADELWQRRWGPVPSMAAITSIMRAQQILLGEVDAVVKPYGLTFARYEALVLLTFSKAGELPMSKIGERLMVHPTSVTNTVDRLVRSGLVAKRPNPNDGRGTLASITDKGREVVEAATKDLMAIDFGLRAYDAEECQEIFALLRPLRVAAADFEEQ